In a genomic window of Lepisosteus oculatus isolate fLepOcu1 chromosome 3, fLepOcu1.hap2, whole genome shotgun sequence:
- the slc26a1 gene encoding sulfate anion transporter 1 yields the protein MEEEGSENVCHLERRTRRRRDLKAVLRKKLSSSFSCSAKKLKSNVTGFFPVVQWLPKYKFKEYVWGDVMSGLIVGIILVPQAIAYCLLAGLQPIYGLYTSFFANIIYFFMGTSRHVSVGIFSLMSLMVGQVVDREMYLAGFDLSEDNKADTLNSGDVWNSSGTSNVSAINLTLGDLSMECGKECYAISIAAALTFLAGVYQVLMAVFQLGFVSVYLSAPMLDGFATGASLTILTVQAKYLLGLKIPRHQGFGTVIVTWINIFKNIHKTNFCDMITSAICIAVLVGAKELGEHYKDRLKIPLPTELVVVTVATLVSHFTDLNGLYGSSISGAIPTGFIPPKVPSFELMPRVAYDAIPLAVISFAFTVSLSEMFAKKNGYTVRPNQEMMAIGFCNIIPSFFHCFTTSAALAKTMVKDSTGCQTQVSSIISALVVLLILLVFAPLFYSLQKCVLACIIIVSLRGALRKFRDVPKQWHLNKVDAIVWSITMLSSALISVEMGLLVGVIFSMLCILVRTQVPQVAILSQIQDTVFYEDSGEYDNLLVVPKVKIFRFQAPLYYANKDFFLKSLYKAVGLEPFLEVTKRRKAEKKAKELANKQVTVNCLEKNNGDVTTSLVSQELDFHTIILDCCSIPFLDSTGIVTFKGVLKEYKEVGVSIILACCNPSVIDSLKRGGFFGTDDKDISNLSFYSVHSAVLFANSREPAVSQSVV from the exons ATGGAGGAAGAGGGCAGTGAAAATGTCTGCCATCTGGAGAGAAGAACGCGCAGGAGAAGGGATCTGAAGGCAGTACTGCGGAAAAAACTGAGCAGCAGCTTCTCCTGCTCAGCGAAAAAGCTGAAAAGCAATGTCACAGGCTTCTTTCCTGTGGTCCAGTGGCTGCCCAAATACAAATTTAAGGAGTATGTCTGGGGTGATGTCATGTCAGGCCTCATCGTGGGGATTATCCTTGTTCCCCAGGCAATAGCCTACTGTCTTTTGGCTGGGCTTCAGCCAATCTATGGCTTGTATACTTCCTTTTTTGCTAAcatcatttatttcttcatgGGGACCTCTCGGCACGTGTCTGTGGGAATATTCAGCCTGATGAGCCTCATGGTTGGTCAGGTTGTGGACCGAGAGATGTATCTGGCTGGGTTTGATCTGAGTGAGGACAACAAGGCAGACACTCTGAACTCTGGAGACGTATGGAACAGTAGTGGTACCTCTAATGTCTCTGCCATTAACTTAACCCTGGGGGATTTAAGCATGGAATGTGGGAAAGAGTGTTATGCCATCAGCATTGCTGCGGCCTTGACATTTCTAGCTGGAGTTTACCAG GTGCTGATGGCTGTCTTCCAGCTGGGCTTTGTTTCAGTGTATCTATCTGCACCAATGCTGGATGGCTTTGCTACCGGTGCCTCACTCACAATTCTCACTGTGCAGGCCAAATACCTACTGGGTCTCAAGATCCCACGCCACCAGGGATTTGGCACTGTAATCGTCACCTGGATCAATATCTTTAAGAATATCCACAAGACAAACTTCTGTGATATGATCACTAGTGCCATCTGCATCGCAGTGCTGGTGGGAGCAAAGGAGCTTGGCGAGCACTACAAGGACCGCCTGAAGATCCCTTTACCAACTGAGCTGGTGGTGGTGACGGTGGCGACGCTGGTGTCCCATTTTACCGATCTCAACGGATTGTATGGCTCCAGTATCTCAGGGGCAATTCCAACAGGTTTCATTCCCCCAAAGGTGCCTAGTTTTGAGCTGATGCCAAGGGTGGCGTATGATGCCATTCCTCTTGCCGTGATCAGCTTTGCATTCACAGTTTCACTCTCTGAGATGTTTGCCAAGAAGAATGGCTACACAGTCAGACCAAACCAAGAGATGATGGCCATAGGGTTTTGCAACATCATACCATCCTTCTTCCACTGCTTCACCACCAGCGCGGCTTTGGCCAAAACCATGGTGAAAGACTCCACCGGCTGCCAAACACAGGTTTCCAGCATTATTAGTGCTTTGGTTGTCCTTCTGATCCTCCTAGTCTTTGCACCTCTCTTCTACTCCCTGCAGAAGTGTGTTCTGGCCTGCATTATCATTGTCAGCTTGAGAGGTGCCCTGCGCAAGTTCCGGGATGTGCCCAAGCAATGGCACCTTAACAAGGTGGATGCCATTGTCTGGTCCATCACCATGCTATCATCAGCTCTGATCAGTGTGGAAATGGGACTGCTGGTTGGAGTCATCTTCTCCATGCTCTGCATATTGGTACGGACGCAGGTTCCCCAAGTGGCCATTCTGAGCCAGATCCAAGACACTGTCTTCTATGAAGACAGTGGAGAGTATGATAACCTTCTGGTAGTGCCAAAAGTGAAGATTTTCCGCTTCCAGGCACCATTGTACTACGCAAACAAGGATTTTTTCCTGAAGTCACTGTACAAGGCTGTGGGGCTGGAGCCCTTCCTAGAGGTTACTAAGAGGAGGAAAGCAGAGAAAAAGGCCAAAGAGTTGGCTAACAAGCAGGTCACGGTAAACtgcttagaaaaaaacaatggagATGTCACTACCAGCTTAGTTTCCCAAGAGCTGGACTTTCACACTATTATCTTAGACTGCTGTTCTATTCCATTCTTGGATAGCACAGGGATTGTAACCTTTAAGGGAGTTCTCAAAGAGTACAAAGAAGTTGGTGTTAGCATCATCCTAGCCTGCTGTAATCCTTCTGTGATAGATTCTTTAAAACGGGGGGGCTTCTTTGGGACAGATGACAAAGATATCAGCAACTTGTCATTTTATTCAGTTCATAGTGCTGTTCTCTTTGCTAACAGCAGAGAACCTGCAGTCAGTCAATCAGTCGTGTAG